From the Salvelinus fontinalis isolate EN_2023a chromosome 21, ASM2944872v1, whole genome shotgun sequence genome, the window ACTTCTACAAACCACAGATATATGAGGAAGTGGTAAATGTCTCTATGACAACAGTGTCTTGGCCTATACTCTGTGTGAAAACATTTAAGGAGGGTGTTTTTGTTTCCTAAACTCGAgtgtgaaaaacagaaaatattgCCTTTCATCATATTTCTATTGTCATCCATTTGAAAGAGTAAGTGTGAAATACAGCTGAATGAGTGATAATTTTCTCATGGTGTTCTTCTCCTTGCCCCCCTCAGGTCCCTGGACTGTGTTGTCAGTCTGAACAGACTCAGCAGTTGGAGAGAAAGAGGATTGTTCAGTGGTTGGAGCTTTAGTTGCTGTGAGGTAAAAACAACAATGTCATTATGACTGGTGTACCAGATAGACACAGGGTAGACTGAACTGGTACAAGACATTGTGGCTAAGCAATGACCTTTTTGTCCAGCTTATTTCATTTACACCAACATGGGAATTTTGACTTAGTATTCCCAAAAGCTTTGAACCATGTTACAATCCAATTTATTTTAGATGATCAGCCAGCAAGACTGGATAAACCAGGTTAATACTTCATTCTACAGTATCTGATTGCTCTCTACTCACTGGTCATAGTGGTGGTACTTTGTGTGGTAGTTTGTTTTCTGACAGTGATGTGAACAGGCATCATAAGGTCTCCCACTCTACACCTGTACCAGCCAGTGTTCTCCATCTTCAGACCACTCATAGTCACCGTTTCTTCTGGGGGCATCAGTGGTCTGCTGTAGGGTCACTGATGTTCCATCAAGAGCCCCTGAATTCCTCTCCACACAGGAGACACTGCCACCAATCCTGCACCACGACTTCCTATTTCCAGTGTAGCTACAGTAACATTTTACAATGACCCTCCCTCCTTCAACTCCAGTCACCTCCTATTGGTCCACATAGAGTTCTGGAGTACCTGaacacagaggtacagacaccaaAGCGGcagggcagcctagtggttagagtgttggactagtaaccgcaaggttgcaagattgaatccccgagctgcctAGTTTTGCCCCTGAactaggcagttaacccactgttcataggctgtcattgaaaataagaatttgttcctaaatgacttgcctagtaaaataaaaagaaGGTCCTGAGTGATGAAGTGTTTTTTTGTAACAAATATCATAATGATGGTATAATGTATAGAGAATAGAAAGTAGACATATACCAACATTCCTCATGTCAACTTGAACAATAATAGTGACATCAGTAAATGAAACCAGAACACCAGTCATGTAATCATATGGAAGAGTTGCAGGGATCTTACCTGCAGTGACAGATAGGTCGATCCATTCTGTTCGGACATCTGGTCCACCATTGGTCTCCACAGCACACCAGTAACGTCCAGAGTCCTCTGGCTCCAGATCAGTCATGGTCACAGTGAAGGTTTGCTGGTTGATGTCATGAGAGATTGAGGCCTTATTTATGCTCTTAGTATGTACATCAGGGGAGCATCTTTTCAAATAATCTACTTTACACAAGTATTTCACATTGGTTTTGTATTTCTGAACATAGTGACATGGGATGGTGGTGGAGCCTCCTGTCTTCACAGACACACGATAAGCACCTGTAGACACAACAACAGAAAACACATTAGATTGGAATTCAAGCAAATTCTCACCGCAGAAAAATCTAATATAACTATAACACACATAATACAGGAAGTGTTGTTGATAAGACAAGCTACTGCTCCTGTCTTCAGAGTTTCAGCATGTGTCCAGTCCCAGTCCCTGACCTCAACTTCAGCACTTCATAGAAACATGTTACCCTTACCTGAGAGtctggagatgaggaggaggagggagagggagagaagccatTTCTGGGTATGTGTCTCTGTATGTTATATGGTACCAATGCACAATGTGTGTGTCAAGGACCAAGGCCCTAAATCGAATGACTGAACTTCCTAATATCTATAACTGTCTTTAACTCTCTTCCTGCTTCCTTCTGTTTGAGTGTATATAGCCCCCTCAGTGGCAgatagaaactattacattctaTGAACGAAACTATTACATTCTATGAACTAGTTGTAACATAAGGCTCTAAGGCACTACAATTAATTACTTTATTTAATTAGCACATTTGTATATCTTACATCAAATAAAATCCCGTATAGTGTTACTAAAGATGGAGGACCCATTGAGACCAATGTTACTGAGTCTGGCTAGCCACAGTTTGTGGTCAACTGAATCAAACAGTGCAGAACAATGTTGTTTTTCAATAAGTGCATTTATGATGTCATTCGCCGCTGCCATTTGCCAAATCTCAGAAACAATGTATTCTTTAGGCCTACTGTCAATAAGGCTCACACAATATAGTATGAATTTCTGTGGAGCAGGTGGTCTTTATTTGGCCTGTATTTTAGTGTCAATTGTTCCAAACAGTGTATTTATAAAACAAGCAGAACCAATGATCATAATAGTGCCAAATTATGGGACAAATCCTTTCCCTTCTTGTAGTTTCTCCTAAGGAGCTGGTTCATAGTAGCTCCCATTCATCTCCACAGTCATTCGTTGCGTGAAGCAAAGCGACGATCACGGATTCTTCCACCAACGTCGTTTCATCCTGAAGTATGTTTTGTCTGCAGGAAAACAGTTATCTGTCCTCTGCTTGACATTCTGTTGACGTGCCTGGAAGAATGATGGACTCCCTAAGCAACACAGTATACTGAGAAAATAGCCATCTTTTAGCAAAGTTAGAACAGCAAGAGGGAGGAACTTGCATACTAATTAATAGGCCCCTCCTCTTCTTTGGGCTAAGATTTGACTACATTTCCCATAATGTAACAGTGTTGATGCGCAGACCACATCTATAGTGAATTGTGGCCACATTCAGTGAGATAAGCTGTTTCTGGATACTGTTTAAGGAGGGTCATGTTCACTATGCATCAAATTATATTTTGGGGGGCTTGTCTAATTAAgaaatattttttgtttgtttacagtTTGTCTACGGTGTGTTCTACTGAACACGACCCATGATGATTCATTTTGTAGTACTCCAGCACATTAGTACAGTCAAAGAGACCTTTGCCAAGACATTCAATAGTAACATGGTCCAAAGTAGTGTATTTGGACCATTCTCtctcggttctctctctgtgtctgtctgtttcactgAAGTAGTAACTTACATGACGTGTCTTCACTGTCAACCAATACGGGTGGCTCACGAGGCAACATGACATTCTGCTGTATTGGCCTCAAGCAGTTCTGATGGCACGTGACATGGACAGAGAGGACAAGACAGAGAACAGTTCTCTCCATTACCAACATCTTCAACCACATACACTGAAATCAACATTACAATCAATGTGCATTTGTGAGAATGTGAGAAATATAAATTGTGACACTATACTTCAGAGAATTTTATTTCAACATTTTTCCAGTGTTCTCCCATAACAAGTAGGCTCCTATACTATATTTGCCTAATTATGATCtacaagagagagcagagaggacagaGTTGTCGCCCATCTCCTCAAATTGTGTGACTAGGTCCTTGAAGGCATCCTCACGGTATAGGTTGCTTGCCCAGTGTCAGACGGCATCCAAGAATGTGTGTAGGTCTTCCACCTACAGTGTGGAATATAGAGGGACTTGTGTGAACCCTGAACCCTGAACCGTTAGGCTACCTCATGTCCTTGTGCAAAGCAGTGAGTCCTTCTTCGGATGTAAAGCCTGCCACGAAACATAAATTGAAAATGTGTCACATTTATAATCTTGCATTCATGATATTGAGTTTCACGTGCTGTTGCTATTAAAATCCTATAGATGGTAGTAGAGTTTAGCACAGAGCCTTACAGAATGGACAGCACTGACTTTTCCACATCCTGTGTTGCGGCATTTTCTCTCTGCTGGACCATAGCTCATCGTATTCTTCCATCTGGTTAAGAAGCTGCTCTCAAACCTTCAGCTCTGGATAGACAACACACTTTCACTCAGAAAAAAAGAGAGTGAAAATAAAAACATGCACACCTGAAGTGTCAGGTTGGGAAAAGTGAGAACTAGAATGGGTGCTGCAGCACACAGTGCAGAGAGAACATTAATAAACATGTAACGTTCCGGTCAAAGAGACCTTTCATTAGTAACCTAAATATTCATTATTAGCCTAAATATTCATTAGTAGCCTAAATATTCATTAGTAGCCTAAATATTCATTAGCAGCCTAAATATTCTGTTTGGCTGAGAGGCCTACAGGAGACACAACCAAACCGCATACTGCTAAAAGACAGACATAAGTGCTGCACTTGTGGACATATATTATGTCAACTTTAAGGAAAAAAAGATGTCCTCCTCACTCCTCACAACACATGTTCATAACTTTTTAAATGACTGTCCATGCACACCTGGGCGTATATTAGTCATTGATGAGAATTATTCCATATTGCACGACTGAATAGTCTATGGCTACATGTGTGGTCTGTAAAGGCACAATCAAATGACAACTGTCCTAGTCCGTTGTCCTAGTAACATAATGGATACAGGTGATGATAAAGGTG encodes:
- the LOC129818284 gene encoding uncharacterized protein LOC129818284: NSEDRSSSLSYQQHFLYYVCYSYIRFFCGENLLEFQSNVFSVVVSTGAYRVSVKTGGSTTIPCHYVQKYKTNVKYLCKVDYLKRCSPDVHTKSINKASISHDINQQTFTVTMTDLEPEDSGRYWCAVETNGGPDVRTEWIDLSVTAGKIPATLPYDYMTGVLVSFTDVTIIVQVDMRNVGICLLSILYTLYHHYDICYKKTLHHSGPSFYFTRQVIQDPFPVNGDDVTYSTVVTKRRNQLNVQTKAEPDDNVVYSPLSQQLDPFSANRDDVTYSTVVPKRRNQLNNSEDRSSTLQQTIDVTRRNVLMVTMSGLKMENTGWYRCEVGDLKMPVHITVRRQPTTQSTTTMTTTQAPTN